The following coding sequences lie in one Phycicoccus duodecadis genomic window:
- a CDS encoding LuxR C-terminal-related transcriptional regulator, producing MTPVPTPVPASSSGPVRVVLVDDHRMFRTGVRAELTEAMAGGAPVCEFVGEAPDVDSAIAVIRKETPDVVLLDVHLPGGSGNGGGDVIRGCAGVETASGAPVRFLALSVSDAAEDVIAVIRAGARGYVTKTINARDLVTAIRRVADGDAVFSPRLAGFVLDAFGAAAGEIAEVDEELDRLSAREREVMRLIARGFQYKEVAKELFISVKTVETHVSSVLRKLQLSSRHELTAWAMGRRLV from the coding sequence ATGACCCCCGTCCCCACCCCCGTCCCCGCGTCCTCGTCCGGCCCGGTCCGCGTCGTCCTGGTCGACGACCACCGGATGTTCCGCACCGGTGTCCGGGCCGAGCTCACCGAGGCGATGGCGGGCGGTGCTCCCGTGTGCGAGTTCGTCGGTGAGGCGCCCGACGTCGACAGCGCGATCGCGGTCATCCGCAAGGAGACTCCCGACGTGGTGCTGCTCGACGTGCACCTGCCCGGTGGCTCGGGCAACGGCGGCGGCGACGTCATCCGCGGGTGTGCCGGCGTCGAGACCGCCTCGGGGGCGCCGGTGCGCTTCCTGGCGCTGTCGGTCTCGGACGCCGCGGAGGACGTCATCGCCGTCATCCGGGCCGGGGCGCGCGGCTACGTCACGAAGACCATCAACGCGCGCGACCTGGTGACCGCCATCCGGCGGGTGGCGGACGGCGACGCGGTGTTCTCGCCGCGGCTGGCCGGCTTCGTGCTCGACGCGTTCGGGGCGGCGGCGGGCGAGATCGCCGAGGTCGACGAGGAGCTCGACCGGCTCTCGGCCCGCGAGCGCGAGGTGATGCGGCTCATCGCCCGCGGCTTCCAGTACAAGGAGGTCGCCAAGGAGCTGTTCATCTCGGTCAAGACCGTCGAGACCCACGTGTCGTCGGTGCTGCGCAAGCTCCAGCTGAGCTCGCGCCACGAGCTGACGGCGTGGGCGATGGGCCGCCGCCTCGTCTGA
- a CDS encoding quinone oxidoreductase family protein, which yields MSDLIGPALVVTRPGGRDVLTVEDRAAGHPGEGELLVEVSAVGVNFIDVYQREGVYPMQTPFVSGNEGAGTVVEIGAGVDGFAVGDRVAWPQGLGSAARYSVQPAARVVHVPAGVDLDDAAAVMLQGLTAHYLVRSTFPVEEGTVALVHAAAGGVGQLLVQMVKRLGGMVVATAGGPEKCETARGRGADHVIDYRAVADLAAAIDEATGGRGVDVAYDGVGKDTFDASLASLRPRGTLALFGASSGQVPPFDIQRLNSGGSLFLTRPTLGHYLRDRAELEWRADEVFRQVADGTLEIAVGGRYDLRDAARAYEDLEGRRTQGKLLLLP from the coding sequence ATGAGCGACCTCATCGGCCCCGCCCTCGTCGTCACCCGCCCCGGAGGGCGCGACGTCCTCACCGTCGAGGACCGGGCCGCGGGGCATCCCGGCGAGGGGGAGCTCCTGGTCGAGGTCAGTGCCGTCGGGGTGAACTTCATCGACGTCTACCAGCGTGAGGGCGTCTACCCCATGCAGACCCCGTTCGTCTCCGGCAACGAGGGTGCGGGCACCGTGGTCGAGATCGGCGCGGGCGTCGACGGGTTCGCCGTCGGTGACCGGGTGGCCTGGCCGCAGGGCCTCGGCAGCGCCGCGCGCTACTCGGTGCAGCCGGCCGCGAGGGTGGTCCACGTCCCTGCCGGCGTCGACCTGGACGACGCGGCGGCCGTGATGCTCCAGGGCCTGACGGCCCACTATCTGGTCCGCAGCACGTTCCCCGTCGAGGAGGGCACCGTGGCCCTCGTGCACGCCGCCGCCGGCGGGGTCGGTCAGCTCCTCGTGCAGATGGTCAAGCGCCTCGGCGGCATGGTGGTGGCGACCGCCGGTGGCCCCGAGAAGTGCGAGACGGCCCGCGGCCGCGGCGCCGACCACGTGATCGACTACCGCGCCGTCGCCGACCTGGCCGCCGCCATCGACGAGGCCACCGGCGGCCGGGGCGTCGACGTCGCCTACGACGGGGTCGGCAAGGACACCTTCGACGCGTCGCTGGCGTCGCTGCGTCCCCGCGGCACCCTGGCCCTGTTCGGGGCCTCGAGCGGGCAGGTGCCGCCCTTCGACATCCAGCGGCTCAACTCGGGGGGCTCGCTCTTCCTGACCCGCCCCACCCTGGGCCACTACCTGCGGGACCGGGCCGAGCTCGAGTGGCGGGCCGACGAGGTGTTCCGGCAGGTGGCCGACGGCACGCTCGAGATCGCGGTCGGGGGGCGATACGACCTGCGCGACGCGGCCCGGGCGTACGAGGACCTCGAGGGCCGGCGCACCCAGGGCAAACTCCTGCTGCTCCCCTGA